AGAATCATCAATGAACCATGTCAGCGTGCAGATGCTCGAAGGCGTCGATGTCCTCGCAGCCGTTGTTGACACGCGCAGCTTCGGACGTGCCGGCGAAGCGCTTGGCATGTCGCAGTCTGGCGTGAGCCGCGCCGTCGAGCGGCTGGAGGCACGTTTGGGCATCCGAGTGTTCGATCGCACTACCCGATCCGTCCGACTGACCGAAGAGGGGCGGCGCTTCTACGAAGAGGTCATGCCGCTGGTTGGCGCACTGGCAGAAGTCACTTCCAGGGCGGCGGGCGGCGCAGCGGCCGTGCGGGGCCGCCTCCGGGTGAACATCGACCCCTTCTTTTCCAGCCTCATCCTGGCTCCGCGACTGGGGGCCCTGCTGGACAAGCATCCGGACCTGGAGATCGAATTGCGCAGCCGCGATGACCTGGGCGACTTGGTGGCCGAAGGCTTTGACTTGGCAATCCGCTTCGGACACCCCAGGCCTAGTTCCCTGGTCGCCCGAAAGCTGCTCGACACGCGAGTGCTGACGGTGGCGTCTCCTGGCTACCTCCGGCGTCATGGACATCCGTCGGACCCGCGGGAACTCGAGACCCAGCACCACCGGTGCATCCTGTTCCGGGATCCGGCTACTGGCCGGCCCTTTCCCTGGGAATTCCATCAGCGTAGCCGCAGGCGCACGGTTGCCGTCCGCGGGTCCCTGATGGTCAACGATGCCGGCACCCTCTACAGCAGCTGCCTGGCCGGCCACGGGATCGCCCAACTGTTCGAGCTTGGGGCCGAGTCCTTCATCACGGCGAAGAAGCTGGTGCCGCTGTTCCCGGACTGGTCCGACGAGCGCTTCCCGCTGTACGCCTACCACCCGTCCCGACATCATGTGCCGGCCAAGACGCGCGCCTTGCTGGATTTCGTAGCAAGCCTCGTGAACGAAGCCGGCGAGGGAGGCTGAGCACACGCACTCGGCTCAGGCTCGAGTGTTCCTGCGCAACCTGCTCCAGCTTCATGCTGGCATCAGAGAGGATCTCCGAGAAACGCTGAGCCGTGAGGTGCACGCCGCGTTGACTGTGACTATTTACACATATAGCGCGGACTTCGAGCGTGACTTTGTGTACACGATGTTACGTCGTAAATAAAATCACACAGAGCGGCAGCTGCATAACAAGATTCACAACAAACAGAAAGCGTTTCGCTCGCCCGAGCGACGTGGCACCCGCTTGTGGTCATGCGTCAGTCTTACAGGAGCTAGGACTATGTTTGTTGGATCTCGGAAACGAGCTGCGTCCCTGATCGAACCCCGCGCCATCCGTCATACCACTCTATCGGCGATGTTGATGTCGGGCTTTTCCGTGTCCACGGGCGTTTTTGCCCAGCCCGCCACGGATATCACTGTCGGAGGGCCCCCTGGCGACAACGCCACATATGCCGTGCCAGTTGGGGTTACCACCAATAACAGGCAAGCGGTGTTGGGGGCCCAGGCTGGAGCGACCGGGACGGTGACAGTGGCCGGCCCATCCACGGTTTGGGCTCTCAGTACGACAGCTGCTGGGCAATATCCATTGTTAGTTGGTAGGAGAGGCTCAGGCACTTTGATCATCAAGGATGGCGGGAAAGTCAGCAGTTCCTCGCCCTTTGCTGGTTATTTCAACGAAGTGGCGTCCTCCACGGGGTCGACGGGCTCCATGGTCGTTGAAGGGGCGGGTTCGAACTTCACCTCCAACGCCAACCTTGCGATAGGCTACTCTGGAGTGGGATCTCTGCGGATTTCTGGTGGCGCAGTCGTAAGTACCGCAAGCGGCGTGGTCGGTTTAGATGCAGGCTCCGCCGGTTCCACTGCGATCGTGACTGGCGCTGGGTCCACGTGGAATGCATCCGCCCTGCTCGTCGGCCAGTTCGGCGATGCTGGCGGGCGTTTGGATGTACTGGACGGTGGAAAGGTGGCAAGTCGCGGAGTTGCTGTCATCGCATTGCAGAGTGGTTCGTCTGGCATCCTGAATGTCGATGGAGCGGGAAGCCGCGTGACCGCTGGAGGCAACCTCGCGGTCGGGGACGGCGGTGTCGGGCAGCTGAATGTCACCCGCGGAGCGTCTGTTCAGACGACCAAGGCTGCCTCATTAGGAGCCTCCACGACAGGAAACGGCAGCGCAACCATTGATGGCCAGGGGTCGCTCTGGGATGTCGTCGGAAATCTGACGGTGGGAGGTGCGGGTAAGGGGACCCTCTCGGTAAGCAACGCAGCGCAGGTTCGCAGTGCAACCACCATCATTGGCGATTCAACGGGAAGCACTGCGACGCTCAATATTTCAGGAGCAGCCGATGCACGCGGAATATTGAGTACAGGCCAATTGACAGCTGGTACGGCCCCCACCGGCAAAGCCTTTCGCGACGTGACCTTCGACAACGGCGTGCTGCAGGCCACGGCAGATCGACCGGACTTCATCCAGGGCTTTGGTGCGGGCGAGCTGCAAATTATGAGCGGCGGCTTGATGCTCGACACCAATGGCCACACCGTTGGTGCGAACAGCACCTTGTCCGGCGCGGGAGGACTTGTCAAAGTCGGAGAAGGCACGTTGGTGTTGCGAGCTGATAACACGTACGCAGGCCCCACACACATTGCAAGTGGCACGCTGCAGCTTGGCGATGGAGGCACCCAAGGCAGCATCCAGTCTGCGAATCTGCAAAACGATGGCGTCCTTGTCTTCAAACGCTCGGATGCGGTGAATTTTCCCGGCGCGATCACAGGCGCGGGCAGCGTCACCCAGGCGGGTAGCGGCACGACGACCTTGTCGGCGGTCAACGCTTATGCGGGCGGCACCACCATCACCGCAGGCAAATTGGTGGGTACTGCCTCCAGCTTTGGTAGCGGCGACATCACCAACAATGCGGCTCTGGTGATCGATCAAGCAGGTGATGCGGCCGCCCCCAATACCATCGGCGGCGCTGGCAAGCTCTTCAAGGAGGCTGACGTTGCGATCATGCGCAACGCCATCAACGGCAATGGATCGCTCGTGAAGGAGGGCGCCGGCACCTTGATCTACACCGGCGTCGGCTCCCTAACGGGCCCGACCAGCGTTTCGGCAGGCAAGCTGGTGGTCAATGGCTCATTGGCGAATTCCGCGATGACCGTTGCCAACGCCGCCACGCTTGCCGGCACCGGTACAGTGGGTTCCGTTCTGATCACGAGTGGGGGGACCATCGCGCCAGGCGATGGCGCCATCGGAACGTTGAAAGTCAATGGCGGCTTCACGTCCAAGGCAAACTCGAATTTTCAGGTCCAGGTCGACTCCTCGACCAAGGGCGTATCCAGCCGGGTGAGCGCAACTGGTGATGTCGCCATAGAGGACGGCTCCGTGTTGACAGTCTCACGCACCTCCACGGCGCCTTATATGCTGGACAGCAAGTACACCGTGCTCAGCACGACGGGCCAGGTCAGTGGCAAGTTCTCGCTCGCAGGTGATACGCGCACGGCTTTTGTCCAGATCGGCGATACATACGACCAGAGCAATGTCTATCTGACGGCATCGCAGGTTCGATCGTTCGTGACGGCTGCGACAACTGTCAATCAGACCGCAACAAGTGCTGCGCTGGACGGCCTCAGCAGTGGAAGCGTCTTGCGCAATGAAGTTGCCTTTCTGCCCAATGACGTCGTGGCGCGTCAGGCGTTTGATCGCCTCTCCGGTGAAGTTCACGGCTCCATGCGCCGTTCGATGGTGGAGGACAGCCGATTCGTGCGCGAGGCGGCGATCGCAAGGCTTGCAGATTGGTCCTGTGGTCTAGACGATCCTGATCTCGGCCCAACCGGCCAGCGTGAGCCGGTCAGCAGCAGTTGGGAGCGGTGCCCGAGCACGCAGCACACGGTCTGGGCGCAAGCTTTTGGCTCAACTGGCAAGTTTCATGCAGACGGCAACTCGCAAGGCATGCGCCGCTCCCTGAGCGGCATCCTTGTCGGGGCAGACACCCCTCTAGCAGAGGGATGGCGCGCAGGCGCGCTGGTGGGGTATGGCCGCACGTCCAGCGACGCGGGCAACGATCAAGGGAATATCGACAACATTCACCTTGGTGTGTACGGCGGCAAACGCTGGGGTGCTCTGGGACTGCGCTTGGGCGCAAACTATACAAAGCATAGTATCGAGACGCAGCGACGTGTGAGCTTCGGCGACTATTTCGATGCGCTGAATGCCAAATACGACGGCTCTTCGACGCAGGTTTTTGGTGAGATTGGATATGCGATGAAGATCAACGACGGCTTTGCCGTCGAGCCTTTTGCCGGACTCGCTTACGCAAACACGAAGACGAACGCTTTCAGTGAAAGCGGCAATGCTGCGGCGCTGAACGTGGGCAAGGCCAGTCAGAAAACCACGTTCAGCACCCTTGGCGCTCGTCTTCATTCTCACCTCAATAGCACAACCACTTTCACCGGAATGATCGGCTGGCGGCGTGCATACGGCGACGTGCTCGCGGCAAGCGCGAGCGCATTCAGAGGCGGCCAACCGTTTGCGGTGTACGGCACACCTTTGGCCAAGGACACCGCGATCGTTGAGGCTTCCATCGAAATAGCGGTTACTCCGGCGCTCACGGTCGGTGCAGCCTACTCGGGACAGTTCGCAAAGAGATTGCGTGACAACGGGGCTAAAGCGTATCTGAATTACAAATTCTGACTTTGATCGAAAGGCAGATGTAGGTAGCTGATGCCCGCGGATTGCATAGCCACCTTGAACACCCCATGACGTCATGTTCGACACAGAGGATCTGCGGGCAGGCTCGTGCGATCCGGGACGCGTGTGCCTCGTCGCCATCAACAAGCTCAAAGTCGCCGACCGTTGCCGTAAAGATGTTGGGCACTGGCTGGCATTTGCGGAGTCCTATCTTCGCCAAAGTGCGATTCAAATGATTGAACCTGCACGAGATGCTGTCGGCAAACTGCTTCGCAGTACCCGAGAGAAGGATAAGACTCCCAACAGTATCGCGTGTGTCGTGTTCCGGGCGATAGGGACTGATACGGTGCTGCTTACAACGGTTCTTCGACGCGCGAGCCTGGCAGTGCCTGTCTTAACTGTTAGAAGTCAAGGCGTCCTGTTGTGACGACTGCTAGATATTGGGGGCCTTGGAATCGTCTGGTATCCACCACTGAGCAGCCTGCTGGCCGTGAATTGTTGAGCGTCGGCTTTCGCTGCAAAGGTGCCATCGGCTTTGCGATTGCCCTTTTTGGTCGACAGCGTCGTCAAAATTCCTCTCGAGCAGGCCAAAAAGCGCGGCGAGTACTGCCGTTGACCCACACTTGCGCTCGGCGCGATCACCGCACAAGCGTTGTGCCCTGCAGCGGCACGAAGGACTTCCGGGCGAATGGCGGCGCAGCGCAACAGCCTGGGCACAATCATCCACCATGGCACCATCGCCGAACAGCGACCTACGCTCTCCCGCGCCTCCGCGCAATTCTTTTTCTGAAGAGGACCCCCATGACCATCGAAACCCAAGACGACGTCCTCGCGCTGAAGCGCATCGGCCGCATCGTCTCGCTGGTGCTGCAGCAGATGCTCGATGCCGCCCGCCCCGGCATGACCACGCGCGAACTCGATCAGCTCGGTGAGCGGCTGCTCGAGGAACATGGCGCGCGCTCCGCGCCGCGGCTCACCTACGGCTTTCCGGGGGCGACATGCATCAGCATCAACGAGGAAGCGGCGCACGGCATTCCGGGTGAGCGCGTGATCCGTGCGGGCGACGTGCTGAACGTCGACGTGTCGGCCGAGCTCGGCGGCTACTTCGCGGACACGGGCGGCACCCGGATCGTGCCGCCGTCCACGCTGCAGAAGACGCGGCTCTGCCACGCCACGCGCACGGCGCTGGTCGAAGCGATGAAGCGCGCGCGGGCCGGGCAGCCGGTCAGCGGCATCGGCGCCGCCATCGAGCGCACGGCCAAGGCCTATGGCTTCAAGGTGATCGAGAACCTCGCGAGCCACGGCGTGGGCCGCGCGCTGCACGAGGCGCCGGAGCAGATCGCCGGCTATTTCGATCCGGCCGACAAACGCGTGCTGCACGAAGGCATGGTCATCACGATCGAGCCCTTTCTCTCGACCAAGAGCCGCATCGTCGAAGAGACCGGCGACGGCTGGACGCTCGCGGGCGTCCGCGGCAACCTCTCGGCGCAGTACGAGCACACGATGATCATCACCAAGGGCGCGCCGATCGTCGTCACGCAGCACTGAGGCGCACACCCTGCAAGCCGCCGCCACCTCGACCGAAAGGTGGGCGCTCCAAAAAAATGCCCCTGCCGCCTCGCAAGAGGCGACAGGGGCAAGTGCGCATCAGCCTTTCAGCCGATCAGCGCGGTCACGACGCCTGCGCCGACGGTCTTGCCGCCTTCGCGCATCGCAAAGCGCATGCCGGCTTCGATCGCGACGGGCTTGTTCAGCTCGAAGCTGATCTGCGCCTGTGCGCCCGGTTCGACCAGGCCGGTCTCGGTCTCGACGCGAATG
This region of Variovorax sp. TBS-050B genomic DNA includes:
- a CDS encoding LysR family transcriptional regulator, giving the protein MNHVSVQMLEGVDVLAAVVDTRSFGRAGEALGMSQSGVSRAVERLEARLGIRVFDRTTRSVRLTEEGRRFYEEVMPLVGALAEVTSRAAGGAAAVRGRLRVNIDPFFSSLILAPRLGALLDKHPDLEIELRSRDDLGDLVAEGFDLAIRFGHPRPSSLVARKLLDTRVLTVASPGYLRRHGHPSDPRELETQHHRCILFRDPATGRPFPWEFHQRSRRRTVAVRGSLMVNDAGTLYSSCLAGHGIAQLFELGAESFITAKKLVPLFPDWSDERFPLYAYHPSRHHVPAKTRALLDFVASLVNEAGEGG
- a CDS encoding autotransporter domain-containing protein; the encoded protein is MSGFSVSTGVFAQPATDITVGGPPGDNATYAVPVGVTTNNRQAVLGAQAGATGTVTVAGPSTVWALSTTAAGQYPLLVGRRGSGTLIIKDGGKVSSSSPFAGYFNEVASSTGSTGSMVVEGAGSNFTSNANLAIGYSGVGSLRISGGAVVSTASGVVGLDAGSAGSTAIVTGAGSTWNASALLVGQFGDAGGRLDVLDGGKVASRGVAVIALQSGSSGILNVDGAGSRVTAGGNLAVGDGGVGQLNVTRGASVQTTKAASLGASTTGNGSATIDGQGSLWDVVGNLTVGGAGKGTLSVSNAAQVRSATTIIGDSTGSTATLNISGAADARGILSTGQLTAGTAPTGKAFRDVTFDNGVLQATADRPDFIQGFGAGELQIMSGGLMLDTNGHTVGANSTLSGAGGLVKVGEGTLVLRADNTYAGPTHIASGTLQLGDGGTQGSIQSANLQNDGVLVFKRSDAVNFPGAITGAGSVTQAGSGTTTLSAVNAYAGGTTITAGKLVGTASSFGSGDITNNAALVIDQAGDAAAPNTIGGAGKLFKEADVAIMRNAINGNGSLVKEGAGTLIYTGVGSLTGPTSVSAGKLVVNGSLANSAMTVANAATLAGTGTVGSVLITSGGTIAPGDGAIGTLKVNGGFTSKANSNFQVQVDSSTKGVSSRVSATGDVAIEDGSVLTVSRTSTAPYMLDSKYTVLSTTGQVSGKFSLAGDTRTAFVQIGDTYDQSNVYLTASQVRSFVTAATTVNQTATSAALDGLSSGSVLRNEVAFLPNDVVARQAFDRLSGEVHGSMRRSMVEDSRFVREAAIARLADWSCGLDDPDLGPTGQREPVSSSWERCPSTQHTVWAQAFGSTGKFHADGNSQGMRRSLSGILVGADTPLAEGWRAGALVGYGRTSSDAGNDQGNIDNIHLGVYGGKRWGALGLRLGANYTKHSIETQRRVSFGDYFDALNAKYDGSSTQVFGEIGYAMKINDGFAVEPFAGLAYANTKTNAFSESGNAAALNVGKASQKTTFSTLGARLHSHLNSTTTFTGMIGWRRAYGDVLAASASAFRGGQPFAVYGTPLAKDTAIVEASIEIAVTPALTVGAAYSGQFAKRLRDNGAKAYLNYKF
- the map gene encoding type I methionyl aminopeptidase, translated to MTIETQDDVLALKRIGRIVSLVLQQMLDAARPGMTTRELDQLGERLLEEHGARSAPRLTYGFPGATCISINEEAAHGIPGERVIRAGDVLNVDVSAELGGYFADTGGTRIVPPSTLQKTRLCHATRTALVEAMKRARAGQPVSGIGAAIERTAKAYGFKVIENLASHGVGRALHEAPEQIAGYFDPADKRVLHEGMVITIEPFLSTKSRIVEETGDGWTLAGVRGNLSAQYEHTMIITKGAPIVVTQH